TCGGTGCGCAGCTCGTCGCGGGCCATCCGGTCCAGCAGCATCGGGATCCAGCGCTGCCCGTGCTGCCGGGCGCTGCGGACGGTGAGCCCCTTGTTCATCACCGCGCCGAGCGGGAACGTGTCGACGAACCCGGTCCAGGTGCCGAGGACGACCACCGTGCCGCTCTTGCGGCAGGCGTGCACCGCCTCGCGGAGCGCCAACGGCCGGTCCGCCCCGCCGCCGAGCCGGCCGCCGAGCAGCCCCGGTGGCTCCGGTTCCATGCCGACCGCCTCCACGCACACGTCCGGGCCCCGACCGCCGCTGCGTTCCCGCAGCTCCGCCGGGACGTCGACGTACCGGTAGTTGAGCGGCTCCGCGCCGACGTGCCGGTCGACCATGCGCAGCCGGTCGTCGTACCGGTCGATGACGATGACCCGGTCCGCGCCGTGCAACAGGGCGGCCCGGGCGGTGAGCTGCCCGACCGCCCCCGCACCCCAGACCGCGACCACGTCACCCGGCCCGATTTCGCCCAGCTCGGCGCCCATCCAGCCGGTCGGCGCGGCGTCCGAGGCGAACACCGCCCGGTCGTCGCTGACCCGGTCGGGCACGGTGAACGCGCCCACGTCGGCGTACGGCACCCGGACGTACTCGGCGTGGCTGCCGGC
The window above is part of the Micromonospora inositola genome. Proteins encoded here:
- a CDS encoding zinc-dependent alcohol dehydrogenase; its protein translation is MRALCWEGVDALAVRQVPDPELRNAHDMIVRVRRSATCGADLPLLGGRIPFLAAGDVLGHEFLGEVVEVGPEVRRHRLDDRVVVCAAVACGACWFCRQGLFACCDNGSTGAAATESAWGQPTGGCYGHPAPLGGFAGSHAEYVRVPYADVGAFTVPDRVSDDRAVFASDAAPTGWMGAELGEIGPGDVVAVWGAGAVGQLTARAALLHGADRVIVIDRYDDRLRMVDRHVGAEPLNYRYVDVPAELRERSGGRGPDVCVEAVGMEPEPPGLLGGRLGGGADRPLALREAVHACRKSGTVVVLGTWTGFVDTFPLGAVMNKGLTVRSARQHGQRWIPMLLDRMARDELRTEHLATHRLPLERGAHGYALFRERADGCVRAVFAP